A single window of Rhodococcus jostii RHA1 DNA harbors:
- a CDS encoding sulfurtransferase, with product MARSDVLVSADWAEQNLNAPKTVFVEVDEDTSAYDGGHIEGAIRLDWRKDLQDGVRRDFLNQQQFSDLLSAKGVANDDTIVLYGGNNNWFAAYAYWYFKLYGHQDVKLIDGGRKKWELDGRPLSKETVTREATQYKAEAPDLSIRAFRDEVIDAIGSKNLVDVRSPDEFSGKILAPAHLPQEQAQQRGHIPTAINIPWSTTANEDGTFKSDDDLEKLYSEKGYDESKPTIAYCRIGERSSHTWFVLKEILGKSDVKNYDGSWVEYGSLVGAPIELEVH from the coding sequence ATGGCTCGCTCCGATGTCCTAGTCTCCGCCGACTGGGCTGAGCAGAACCTCAACGCCCCCAAGACCGTTTTCGTCGAGGTGGATGAGGACACCAGCGCATACGACGGCGGCCACATCGAAGGCGCCATCCGCCTCGACTGGCGGAAGGACCTGCAGGACGGCGTCCGTCGTGACTTCCTGAACCAGCAGCAGTTCTCCGATCTCCTGTCCGCCAAGGGCGTCGCCAACGACGACACCATCGTTCTGTACGGCGGCAACAACAACTGGTTCGCGGCCTACGCGTACTGGTACTTCAAGCTGTACGGCCACCAGGACGTCAAGCTGATCGACGGCGGCCGCAAGAAGTGGGAGCTCGACGGGCGTCCCCTCTCCAAGGAGACCGTCACCCGCGAGGCCACCCAGTACAAGGCCGAGGCCCCCGACCTGTCGATCCGCGCGTTCCGTGACGAGGTCATCGACGCCATCGGCAGCAAGAACCTCGTCGACGTGCGTTCGCCCGACGAGTTCTCCGGCAAGATCCTCGCTCCCGCACACCTGCCGCAGGAGCAGGCGCAGCAGCGTGGACACATCCCCACGGCCATCAACATCCCGTGGAGCACCACCGCAAACGAGGACGGCACGTTCAAGTCGGACGACGACCTGGAGAAGCTGTACTCGGAGAAGGGCTACGACGAGTCCAAGCCCACCATCGCGTACTGCCGTATCGGCGAGCGCTCCAGCCACACCTGGTTCGTGCTCAAGGAGATCCTCGGCAAGTCCGATGTCAAGAACTACGACGGCAGCTGGGTCGAATACGGCTCGCTCGTCGGCGCACCCATCGAGTTGGAGGTTCACTGA
- a CDS encoding DUF4395 domain-containing protein, which yields MSTTLELEQVDVRGPRFAAWVTTAVLVAVLVVSTFSLVAAGILLALQAVVFAAGAATGPRRSPYGRIFGTLVAPRVAPVSEREPVAPLRFAQLVGFVFAAVGTVGFFAGSGVVGAVATAFALFAAFLNAAFGICLGCQIYPLIARFRTAA from the coding sequence ATGTCCACAACACTCGAGCTCGAGCAGGTCGACGTTCGTGGCCCCCGGTTCGCCGCCTGGGTCACCACCGCCGTCCTCGTCGCCGTCCTCGTCGTGTCGACGTTCTCGCTGGTCGCAGCAGGAATTCTGCTGGCGCTGCAAGCGGTCGTCTTCGCGGCAGGCGCAGCCACCGGGCCGCGACGCAGCCCGTACGGCCGGATCTTCGGCACCCTCGTCGCGCCGCGAGTCGCCCCGGTGAGTGAACGCGAACCCGTCGCACCGCTTCGCTTCGCGCAGCTCGTCGGTTTCGTCTTCGCCGCCGTCGGCACCGTCGGCTTCTTCGCCGGCTCCGGCGTCGTCGGCGCCGTGGCCACCGCATTCGCCCTGTTCGCGGCGTTTCTCAACGCTGCGTTCGGCATCTGCCTCGGCTGCCAGATCTATCCACTCATCGCACGCTTCCGCACGGCGGCCTGA